Proteins encoded in a region of the Mucispirillum schaedleri ASF457 genome:
- a CDS encoding Txe/YoeB family addiction module toxin — protein MIKAWTDEAWEDFEYWTKQDRKTLKRILTLIKDIERNGYGGIGKPEQLKGDLSKYWSRRIDDYNRIVYCIEDDIIKIVQCGSHYRD, from the coding sequence ATGATTAAAGCTTGGACAGATGAAGCATGGGAAGATTTTGAATACTGGACTAAGCAGGATAGAAAAACATTAAAAAGAATTTTAACACTTATAAAAGATATAGAACGAAACGGTTATGGTGGAATAGGTAAACCAGAGCAGCTAAAGGGTGATTTATCAAAATACTGGAGTCGTCGTATAGATGATTATAACCGTATTGTCTATTGCATAGAAGATGATATAATAAAAATTGTTCAATGTGGTTCTCATTACAGAGATTAA
- a CDS encoding type II toxin-antitoxin system RelB/DinJ family antitoxin, translated as MAQTVSVNFKLDAEVKKAMEKVCKEMGLSMSAAFTIFAKKVGREHRIPFEISADPFYSEQNIARLKKSIEQMETTGGTVHEVDYND; from the coding sequence ATGGCACAAACAGTTAGTGTTAATTTTAAGTTAGATGCAGAAGTAAAGAAAGCTATGGAAAAAGTATGTAAAGAGATGGGACTTTCTATGAGTGCAGCATTTACAATTTTTGCAAAAAAAGTTGGCAGGGAACATCGTATTCCTTTTGAAATATCTGCAGACCCATTTTATTCTGAACAGAATATTGCAAGATTAAAAAAATCAATAGAGCAAATGGAAACAACAGGAGGCACTGTTCATGAGGTAGATTACAATGATTAA
- a CDS encoding N-6 DNA methylase, whose translation MLTVSAKQLKKENQKKGIFHTNEKLALYLKTRMLDYVYEFKYGKITEIADLCCGAGSLLKVFNDDAVKYGCDIEASFIKEADKNIKGTFKCDSIFNEPFGNKRFKYITGNYPFSIRGDGKAVTQQLSSPVEFSNILDSAFIYANLKALTEDGLCLLLGFPGILYRSGKEKVFRKYLIDNNYLEAIEEIPADKEFFDDTVIQTVLMVLRKNKTDDKITFINQHGEKRAVLKKEIIENDYSLTVNSYIEHLTQKEEIDIWANTYSLIASSIHNIVRNTEFIICIDECIDYL comes from the coding sequence ATGCTGACAGTATCTGCTAAGCAGTTAAAGAAAGAAAATCAGAAAAAGGGGATATTCCATACAAATGAGAAGCTGGCATTGTATTTAAAGACGAGGATGCTGGATTATGTATATGAGTTTAAATATGGAAAAATAACAGAGATAGCGGACTTATGCTGCGGAGCAGGCAGCCTTTTAAAAGTATTTAATGATGATGCAGTTAAATATGGCTGTGACATAGAGGCATCATTTATTAAGGAAGCGGATAAGAATATAAAAGGCACATTTAAATGTGACAGTATATTTAATGAGCCTTTTGGGAATAAGAGATTTAAATATATTACAGGCAACTACCCTTTTTCCATTCGTGGTGACGGCAAGGCAGTTACTCAGCAGTTATCATCACCAGTAGAGTTTTCAAATATATTAGACAGTGCCTTTATATATGCTAATTTAAAAGCATTAACGGAAGACGGACTATGTTTACTTTTAGGGTTTCCGGGAATATTATACCGCAGTGGTAAAGAGAAAGTATTTAGAAAATATTTGATTGATAATAATTATCTTGAAGCAATAGAAGAGATACCAGCTGATAAAGAATTTTTTGATGATACAGTAATTCAAACAGTATTAATGGTATTAAGAAAAAATAAGACAGATGATAAGATAACTTTTATTAATCAGCATGGAGAAAAAAGAGCTGTATTAAAAAAAGAGATAATAGAAAATGATTACAGCTTAACAGTAAATAGTTATATAGAACATTTGACACAAAAAGAAGAAATAGATATATGGGCTAATACATACAGCCTTATAGCCAGTTCAATACACAATATAGTTCGCAATACAGAATTTATAATCTGTATTGATGAATGTATTGATTATCTATAA
- a CDS encoding PaaI family thioesterase, translating to MSEKLYLPYSDGCFVCGHNNIHGLQVQFYVQDSSVKVDLNFAPHFNSFPHITHGGVLSSILDEAMGWSAFIFSDIETFLFTRELNVTYKRNAPIGEPLLLTAEYVRAERGGMFCTKGKITDKDDKIITVSKGLFFPTSKEKMMETIPHLSFLDGLAYHPKALKYCKL from the coding sequence ATGAGCGAAAAATTATATCTGCCATATTCTGATGGTTGTTTTGTTTGCGGCCATAATAATATTCATGGTTTGCAGGTGCAGTTTTATGTGCAGGATAGTAGTGTTAAAGTAGACTTAAATTTTGCACCACATTTTAATAGTTTTCCCCATATAACTCATGGTGGTGTATTGTCATCAATACTTGATGAAGCTATGGGGTGGTCTGCTTTTATATTTTCTGATATAGAAACATTTCTTTTTACAAGAGAATTAAATGTTACCTATAAAAGAAATGCTCCTATTGGTGAACCATTACTTTTAACAGCAGAATATGTTAGAGCAGAGCGTGGTGGTATGTTTTGTACCAAAGGAAAGATTACTGATAAGGATGACAAAATAATAACTGTTTCTAAAGGCTTATTCTTTCCTACATCTAAAGAAAAAATGATGGAAACTATACCACATCTTTCCTTTTTAGATGGGCTTGCATATCACCCAAAGGCATTAAAATACTGTAAGTTGTAA
- a CDS encoding KAP family P-loop NTPase fold protein gives MDNIVAFQNDYLNRFELVKEWTDALLPLKLNHNLVISISGDWGTGKTYLSQNWCKYLLENNYFSCYIDAHKQDYAEDPLLVIMNEIENNLKLYKKDKNSKTKSSLTRKMNMVKKKLHIINKCTLKTATSIALPEILSYVVKELFEQVDKQNIKSFIYQFLEEYENQKDKYIKNQYSIMSSYSSYIKAFKDAVENFTLDFNKPVVIFIDELDRSNPTFVIKLIEQLKHIFDINNLVFILTVNKHELSNTIKSLYGSEMDGYAYYKKFITHDFTLYPIEYIDKNNIVLFINEYVRLKESFDLSNEFIVIMADIIEILNLSLRDIEQILDHIYYIRDKVQEDYHKEYLIICLFYRAIYMKDYKAFIEERENMEMLDCNIIYEVHNNIQINKLFKLIANNFNTSNHIFNILSIIVSIPKKEDLLILERNFKPPYIYPPFRGTDSFHIDIKYIYYPIFTYINLFNYQ, from the coding sequence ATGGATAATATTGTAGCTTTTCAAAATGATTATTTAAATAGGTTTGAACTTGTTAAAGAATGGACAGACGCGTTATTACCATTAAAGTTAAACCATAATTTAGTTATATCCATATCAGGTGATTGGGGAACCGGTAAAACATATCTTTCACAAAATTGGTGTAAGTATTTATTAGAGAATAATTATTTTTCCTGTTATATTGATGCTCATAAACAAGATTATGCAGAAGATCCGCTGCTTGTCATAATGAATGAAATAGAAAATAATTTAAAGCTGTATAAGAAAGATAAAAACTCCAAAACTAAGAGCTCTTTAACAAGAAAAATGAATATGGTCAAGAAAAAATTGCATATTATAAATAAATGTACACTAAAAACAGCAACATCCATAGCATTACCTGAAATTTTATCCTATGTAGTAAAAGAGCTATTTGAACAAGTAGATAAGCAAAATATAAAGTCATTCATTTATCAATTTTTAGAAGAATACGAAAATCAAAAGGATAAATATATTAAAAATCAATACAGCATTATGAGTAGTTATTCATCATATATTAAGGCTTTTAAAGATGCAGTTGAAAACTTTACTTTGGATTTTAATAAACCTGTTGTGATATTTATAGATGAGCTGGATAGAAGCAATCCAACATTTGTAATAAAGTTAATAGAGCAGTTGAAGCATATATTTGATATAAATAATCTTGTTTTTATTTTAACGGTAAATAAACATGAGCTATCAAATACTATTAAAAGTTTGTATGGCAGTGAAATGGATGGATATGCTTATTATAAAAAGTTCATTACTCATGATTTCACACTTTATCCTATAGAGTATATAGATAAAAACAATATTGTTTTGTTTATTAATGAATATGTTAGATTAAAGGAAAGTTTTGATTTAAGTAACGAATTTATTGTAATAATGGCAGATATTATTGAAATACTGAATTTATCTTTAAGAGACATTGAACAAATATTAGACCATATTTATTATATTAGAGACAAAGTTCAAGAAGACTATCACAAGGAATATCTTATAATATGTTTGTTTTACAGAGCAATATATATGAAAGATTACAAAGCATTTATAGAAGAAAGAGAGAATATGGAAATGTTAGATTGTAATATTATATATGAAGTACATAATAATATACAAATAAACAAATTATTTAAATTAATTGCTAATAATTTTAATACTTCAAATCATATATTTAATATTTTATCTATTATTGTAAGTATTCCAAAAAAGGAAGATTTATTGATTTTAGAAAGAAACTTTAAGCCACCATACATATATCCTCCATTTAGGGGTACTGACAGTTTTCATATAGATATTAAGTATATATATTACCCTATATTTACATACATAAATTTATTCAACTATCAATAA
- a CDS encoding META domain-containing protein, protein MKKIILLILILFTVSACQSRMDVTDELKKTDGKIYHLTAPYKNTEITITFSGNRFSGFAGVNNYFGNIEINDNKIVITDIGRTRMGGPANIMKIEEDYIKSLQASNKLSVSNKELRIGDLKFIEK, encoded by the coding sequence ATGAAAAAAATAATTTTATTAATACTTATACTGTTTACTGTATCAGCCTGCCAAAGCAGAATGGATGTTACAGATGAATTAAAAAAGACTGACGGCAAAATATATCACTTAACTGCACCATACAAAAATACTGAAATAACAATTACTTTCTCCGGAAACAGATTCAGCGGATTTGCTGGAGTTAATAATTATTTTGGTAATATAGAAATAAATGACAACAAAATTGTTATTACAGATATTGGTAGAACTCGTATGGGCGGACCTGCAAATATTATGAAAATAGAAGAAGATTATATTAAAAGCCTGCAGGCTTCTAACAAATTAAGTGTAAGTAATAAAGAATTAAGAATAGGTGATTTAAAATTTATTGAAAAGTAA
- a CDS encoding endonuclease produces MKKFLIIAFLFIAIHTNTLYAQDFLTSQLMQYFMYASTLNEDNLPHNNESFSKAKKLMKKVYYDNQYSFYCGCKYDYKQIKGKEKTVVDASSCGYKPRKNEQRGQIIEWEHVVPAHAFGNTLQCWREPICTDKNGKSFKGRKCCENIDPVFRVMQADMYNLQPAVGELNADRSNYHYGIIAGEPREYGACDFEIEGKLAEPKEDIRGDIARTYFYMEDTYGVRISDKQRKLFQVWDNQDPVSEWERIRADRIW; encoded by the coding sequence ATGAAAAAATTTTTAATAATAGCATTTTTGTTTATAGCAATTCATACTAATACTCTGTATGCACAGGACTTTCTAACTTCTCAACTAATGCAATATTTCATGTATGCATCAACACTGAATGAAGACAATCTGCCACATAATAACGAATCTTTTTCAAAGGCAAAAAAGCTAATGAAGAAGGTATATTATGATAACCAATATTCATTCTACTGTGGCTGCAAGTATGATTATAAACAAATTAAAGGTAAGGAGAAAACGGTGGTAGATGCCTCATCATGTGGATATAAACCAAGAAAGAATGAGCAGAGAGGACAGATTATAGAGTGGGAGCATGTAGTGCCTGCTCATGCATTTGGCAATACCCTACAGTGCTGGAGAGAACCGATATGCACAGATAAAAATGGTAAATCGTTTAAGGGCAGGAAATGCTGCGAAAATATAGACCCAGTATTTAGAGTTATGCAGGCAGATATGTATAATCTTCAGCCTGCTGTGGGTGAGTTAAATGCTGATAGAAGCAATTATCATTATGGAATAATCGCAGGTGAGCCACGAGAATATGGAGCATGCGATTTTGAGATAGAAGGTAAGCTGGCAGAACCAAAAGAGGACATTCGTGGAGATATTGCAAGAACATATTTTTATATGGAAGACACCTATGGAGTAAGGATATCAGATAAGCAGCGTAAATTGTTTCAGGTGTGGGATAATCAGGACCCAGTATCAGAATGGGAGCGAATAAGAGCTGACAGAATATGGTGA
- the pnp gene encoding polyribonucleotide nucleotidyltransferase, whose amino-acid sequence MEKNIHSYEISLPGCAEPIIFETGWKAKQANGSIWIKQGGTVVLVTAVAGKAPEAYQDFFPLTVNYIEKMYSVGKIPGGYVKRETKPSDRETLISRLIDRPLRPLFDDGFRNETQVVATVLSADSIGLPDILALNAASAALMISDIPFSMAVGGVRIGKLNGELIINPPVKLHEKLSMNIVVAGTKDAIAMVEAGMNGVTEDEVIEALEYGHEQIKKLVEVQERMAAEIGKPKMEYPDFSLPKDLVQEAYEKFSAAFKDAFDVKGKLESYEAIDKVKEEYLAYVLETRGEDEFEANKGIYKDIAKEVEKIVFRNSLVKTHKRADGRALDEIRPIDIEVGVLPMAHGSALFTRGETQALVVATLGSKNDSQTLESIEGVSNKSFMLQYNFPPFSVGEVGRIGAPGRREIGHGALAERALSAVVPNDSSFPYSVRVVSEILESNGSSSMATVCGGALSMMDAGLQITAPVAGVAMGLVMEEDGDYVVLTDIMGLEDHLGDMDFKVAGTETGITALQMDIKIKGLSKEILTKALAQAKEGRLFILNKYKEVLPEPRKDLNPNAPRVFTMNINPDKTGALIGPQGKNIKAIVEATGASIDILDGGIVNIFGKNQATIDNAVNMIEATIAEAVVGKTYTAKVKKVMEYGAFVEILPGLEGLLHVSQYAHERIPSIADYLKVGDKVDVMYMGKDRNGRMELSRKALLPKPEKAEK is encoded by the coding sequence ATGGAAAAAAATATTCATTCCTATGAAATAAGCTTGCCAGGTTGTGCTGAGCCTATTATTTTTGAAACAGGTTGGAAAGCAAAACAGGCTAACGGAAGTATTTGGATAAAACAAGGTGGAACAGTAGTTTTAGTTACTGCTGTTGCAGGTAAGGCACCTGAAGCTTATCAAGATTTTTTCCCACTTACTGTTAACTATATTGAAAAAATGTATTCTGTTGGGAAAATTCCAGGTGGATATGTTAAAAGAGAAACTAAACCAAGCGATAGGGAAACTCTTATCTCTCGCTTAATTGACCGTCCTTTACGCCCATTATTTGATGACGGTTTTCGTAATGAGACTCAGGTGGTGGCTACAGTTTTGTCGGCTGATAGTATTGGTCTGCCTGATATTCTGGCTTTAAATGCTGCTAGTGCTGCATTGATGATTTCCGACATACCTTTTAGTATGGCAGTTGGCGGAGTTCGTATTGGTAAGCTGAATGGGGAATTAATTATAAACCCACCAGTTAAACTGCACGAAAAACTTTCTATGAATATAGTAGTTGCAGGAACGAAAGATGCTATTGCAATGGTGGAAGCCGGTATGAACGGCGTCACTGAAGATGAAGTTATTGAAGCTCTTGAATATGGTCATGAGCAGATAAAAAAACTTGTTGAAGTTCAGGAAAGAATGGCTGCAGAAATTGGTAAACCAAAAATGGAATACCCTGATTTCTCATTACCAAAAGATTTAGTTCAGGAAGCCTATGAAAAATTTAGTGCGGCTTTTAAAGATGCTTTTGATGTAAAAGGTAAGCTTGAATCTTATGAAGCTATTGACAAGGTTAAAGAAGAATATTTGGCCTATGTTTTAGAAACTCGTGGTGAAGACGAGTTTGAAGCAAACAAAGGAATTTATAAAGATATAGCAAAAGAAGTTGAAAAAATAGTATTCAGAAACTCACTTGTGAAAACTCATAAAAGAGCAGACGGCAGGGCACTTGATGAAATCCGTCCTATTGATATTGAAGTAGGTGTGCTTCCTATGGCTCACGGTTCAGCTCTTTTTACAAGGGGTGAAACTCAGGCATTAGTTGTAGCAACTCTTGGCTCAAAAAATGACAGCCAGACACTTGAAAGTATTGAAGGTGTAAGCAATAAATCTTTTATGCTGCAATATAACTTTCCGCCATTTTCTGTTGGTGAAGTTGGTAGAATTGGTGCTCCTGGCAGGCGTGAAATCGGCCATGGTGCATTAGCTGAGCGTGCTTTATCAGCTGTTGTTCCTAATGACAGCAGTTTTCCTTATTCAGTAAGGGTTGTTTCTGAAATATTAGAATCAAATGGTTCTTCATCTATGGCAACAGTTTGTGGTGGTGCATTATCTATGATGGATGCTGGTTTGCAGATTACGGCGCCTGTTGCAGGTGTTGCTATGGGTTTAGTAATGGAAGAAGATGGCGACTATGTTGTCTTAACAGATATTATGGGGCTTGAAGACCACCTTGGTGATATGGACTTTAAGGTAGCAGGAACAGAAACTGGTATTACTGCACTGCAAATGGATATTAAAATCAAAGGCTTATCTAAAGAAATTTTAACAAAAGCTTTAGCTCAGGCAAAAGAAGGCAGATTATTTATTTTAAATAAATATAAAGAAGTTCTTCCAGAGCCTAGAAAAGATTTAAATCCTAATGCTCCAAGAGTGTTTACAATGAATATTAATCCTGATAAAACAGGTGCTTTAATTGGTCCGCAGGGCAAAAACATTAAAGCTATTGTAGAAGCAACAGGAGCGAGCATTGATATATTAGATGGCGGTATTGTTAATATATTTGGCAAAAATCAGGCAACTATTGATAATGCTGTTAATATGATTGAGGCAACTATTGCAGAAGCTGTTGTTGGTAAAACTTATACTGCAAAAGTCAAAAAAGTTATGGAATATGGTGCATTTGTAGAAATACTTCCAGGGCTTGAAGGTTTGCTGCATGTATCTCAGTATGCTCATGAAAGAATACCATCCATTGCAGACTATTTAAAAGTAGGCGATAAAGTAGATGTTATGTATATGGGTAAAGATAGAAACGGCAGAATGGAGCTTTCTAGAAAAGCACTTTTGCCAAAACCAGAAAAAGCAGAAAAGTAA
- a CDS encoding dual specificity protein phosphatase family protein, whose translation MYEIFEGLFIGNDIDCNIYSKNNDFAIIHACKTCHQRVLRYNKSLSQLDPNYLIYEMDNHLFLNLVDMPQELLPKYTNPIMMKAMSFIDDYISNKNILIHCNQGQSRSPSLALIYLARQNVISNVSYQSALKDFIKLYPIYNAGTGIALYLNHNWIDLINL comes from the coding sequence ATGTATGAAATTTTTGAAGGTCTTTTTATTGGAAATGATATTGATTGTAATATTTATAGCAAAAATAATGATTTTGCAATAATACATGCATGTAAAACTTGTCACCAAAGAGTTTTGAGATATAACAAATCATTATCTCAATTAGATCCTAATTATCTCATCTATGAGATGGATAATCATCTATTTTTAAATTTGGTTGACATGCCTCAGGAATTATTGCCAAAATATACAAATCCAATAATGATGAAAGCAATGTCTTTTATTGATGATTATATTTCCAATAAAAATATATTAATACATTGTAATCAAGGTCAATCTCGCTCTCCATCTTTAGCTTTGATATATTTGGCAAGACAAAATGTTATATCTAATGTTTCTTACCAATCTGCACTAAAAGATTTTATTAAATTATATCCTATATATAATGCTGGTACTGGAATTGCTTTGTATCTAAATCATAATTGGATAGATTTAATTAATTTGTAG
- the dut gene encoding dUTP diphosphatase, which yields MDIININIIAEEDCLIPSYETAGASGADLKSKEDGILKSGERRLVKTGVFIELPAGYEAQVRPRSGLALKHGITMLNSPGTIDSDYRGEIGVIMINHGSEPFVYKKGDRIAQLVISKYSRVEFKNTLSLTETVRGAGGFGHTGK from the coding sequence ATGGATATTATAAATATCAATATAATTGCAGAAGAAGACTGTTTAATACCATCTTATGAAACTGCAGGAGCAAGTGGTGCTGATTTAAAATCAAAAGAAGATGGTATATTAAAGTCTGGTGAAAGAAGGCTTGTAAAAACAGGTGTTTTTATAGAGCTGCCTGCAGGGTATGAAGCTCAGGTTAGACCAAGAAGCGGTTTGGCTTTAAAACACGGTATAACTATGCTTAACAGTCCTGGCACAATTGACAGTGACTATCGCGGGGAAATTGGTGTTATAATGATAAATCATGGCAGTGAGCCTTTTGTATATAAGAAAGGGGATAGAATAGCTCAGCTTGTAATATCAAAATACAGCAGAGTAGAATTCAAAAACACTTTATCTTTGACAGAAACTGTCAGAGGTGCTGGTGGTTTTGGTCATACAGGTAAATAA
- the glgP gene encoding alpha-glucan family phosphorylase has protein sequence MNIREYEVKVQLPAELKPLETMAYNLWFAWNSPATAIYKNINEKLWEESEHNPLAVISALTMDDCKRLMDDDVFMASLNDVYEDFQQYMSLPRWFNKAHKNASDMLVAYFSAEYGIHESVQLYSGGLGILSGDHCKSTSDMGIPLVAVGLLYRNGYFHQYMSSDGWQQERYPYNEFYLMPLKRAEDKNGKEITLEMKIGERNIKIRVWKLKVGLMEIVLLDTDVPENHPDDRIITGKLYDGDSNMRIRQEIVLGVAGVRALAAMGLHPTVYHLNEGHPAFVSIERLKQLIEQGIDMRLATEIVRKSTLFTTHTPVPAGFDVFSMDQIKQYLSGIYEPVGINLNMLMSFGRKDRSNTAEPFNMAVCGINLSTYRNGVAKLHGKVSREMFHSMWSQAILSQVPIGHVTNGVHLPTFMSSDMKNILSRYVSEDWSSKPYDFDIWEKVNNIPDNVLFDMKRNQRERLVSFIRRTTKETIHKNGGSASELLAAEDILNPDALTIGFARRFATYKRGYLLFMDEERLKRLFSNPERPIQFIIAGKAHPKDNEGKEIIKQIIHIAKKPEFRKHIVFIEDYDIEVARYMTRGVDIWLNNPRRPMEASGTSGMKASANGALNLSILDGWWDEGFNGKNGWAIGAGEEYPDNGYQDYVESMEIYNILEKDIIPVFYAKDKSGMPREWLKMVKENLKTVPSYFNTSRMLIDYANQYYVPLHELQKEFNANSYEEAKKYLNWYNQILDRWDGVSFISSEVEVANGFVPGETVKFKAQINTNGTAAEHLGVFAVVEYDGESGNLKNPEFIRLYQEKSSDMFSESYTLTRSGKLKVGFLVTPFHRFLKNPFELNKAKWA, from the coding sequence ATGAATATTCGTGAGTATGAAGTGAAAGTGCAGCTCCCTGCAGAGCTGAAACCGTTGGAAACAATGGCTTATAATCTTTGGTTTGCATGGAACTCTCCTGCAACAGCTATTTATAAAAATATTAATGAAAAACTTTGGGAAGAATCTGAACATAATCCACTTGCTGTTATTTCAGCACTTACTATGGACGACTGTAAACGCTTGATGGATGATGATGTATTTATGGCAAGTTTAAATGATGTGTATGAAGATTTTCAGCAGTATATGTCTTTACCTCGCTGGTTTAATAAAGCTCATAAAAATGCTTCAGATATGCTTGTTGCTTATTTTTCTGCAGAGTATGGTATACATGAATCTGTTCAGCTTTACTCTGGCGGCTTAGGTATTTTATCTGGCGACCATTGTAAATCAACTTCTGATATGGGTATACCACTTGTAGCAGTTGGTTTACTTTATAGAAACGGTTATTTTCACCAGTATATGAGCTCAGATGGCTGGCAGCAGGAACGCTATCCATATAATGAATTTTATCTTATGCCTCTTAAAAGAGCAGAAGATAAAAATGGCAAAGAAATTACTCTTGAGATGAAAATAGGCGAAAGAAATATTAAAATCAGAGTATGGAAATTAAAGGTAGGTTTAATGGAAATTGTTCTTTTAGATACAGATGTTCCTGAAAACCATCCAGATGATAGAATTATTACTGGTAAACTTTATGATGGTGACAGTAATATGCGTATCCGTCAGGAAATTGTTCTTGGTGTTGCTGGTGTTAGAGCATTAGCTGCAATGGGTTTACATCCAACAGTTTATCATTTAAATGAAGGTCATCCTGCATTTGTTTCTATTGAGCGTTTAAAACAGCTTATAGAGCAGGGTATAGATATGCGTCTTGCAACAGAAATTGTTCGTAAAAGCACTCTTTTTACTACTCACACACCTGTTCCAGCTGGGTTTGATGTTTTCAGTATGGACCAAATTAAACAATATTTAAGCGGAATTTATGAGCCTGTAGGTATAAACTTAAATATGCTTATGAGTTTTGGAAGAAAAGATAGAAGCAATACTGCTGAGCCATTTAATATGGCAGTATGTGGTATTAATCTTTCTACATATAGAAATGGTGTTGCTAAGCTTCATGGTAAAGTAAGCCGTGAAATGTTCCATTCTATGTGGTCTCAGGCTATTTTATCACAAGTGCCAATAGGTCATGTAACAAATGGTGTGCATTTACCTACATTTATGTCAAGCGATATGAAAAATATTCTTTCCCGTTATGTATCAGAAGACTGGTCATCTAAACCTTATGATTTTGATATATGGGAAAAAGTCAACAATATTCCTGATAATGTTTTATTTGATATGAAACGCAACCAAAGGGAACGCCTTGTATCATTTATACGCAGAACTACAAAAGAAACTATCCATAAAAATGGCGGCAGTGCAAGTGAATTATTAGCAGCAGAGGATATTTTAAATCCTGATGCTTTAACAATAGGTTTTGCAAGACGCTTTGCAACATATAAACGCGGTTATCTTTTATTTATGGATGAAGAAAGATTAAAAAGACTTTTCAGCAATCCAGAGAGACCTATTCAGTTTATTATTGCAGGTAAAGCTCACCCAAAAGATAATGAAGGTAAAGAAATTATTAAACAAATTATACATATAGCTAAAAAACCAGAATTCCGTAAACATATTGTATTTATTGAAGACTATGATATAGAAGTAGCACGCTATATGACTCGTGGTGTAGATATTTGGCTTAACAACCCTCGCAGACCTATGGAAGCTTCTGGAACATCTGGTATGAAAGCAAGTGCCAATGGTGCTTTAAACTTATCTATATTAGATGGCTGGTGGGATGAAGGCTTTAATGGCAAAAACGGATGGGCAATTGGTGCAGGCGAAGAATATCCAGACAACGGTTACCAAGACTATGTTGAAAGTATGGAAATTTATAATATTCTTGAAAAAGATATTATTCCAGTTTTCTATGCAAAAGATAAATCAGGTATGCCTAGAGAATGGCTGAAAATGGTTAAAGAAAATTTAAAAACAGTGCCAAGCTACTTTAATACATCAAGAATGTTAATTGATTATGCTAACCAGTATTATGTGCCACTTCATGAACTGCAGAAAGAATTTAATGCAAATAGTTATGAAGAAGCTAAAAAATACCTTAACTGGTATAACCAAATATTAGATAGATGGGATGGTGTATCATTTATCAGTTCAGAAGTAGAAGTTGCAAATGGCTTTGTTCCCGGCGAAACAGTAAAATTTAAAGCTCAGATTAATACTAATGGAACAGCTGCTGAACATTTAGGTGTATTTGCTGTTGTAGAATATGATGGTGAAAGCGGCAACTTAAAAAACCCTGAATTTATCCGCTTATATCAGGAAAAAAGCAGCGATATGTTTAGTGAATCATATACATTAACTCGTTCTGGTAAATTAAAAGTTGGATTTTTAGTAACACCATTTCACAGGTTCTTAAAAAATCCATTTGAATTAAATAAAGCCAAATGGGCATAA
- the rpsO gene encoding 30S ribosomal protein S15 has protein sequence MAIDKEKKQSVIDSYKQHEGDTGSPEVQVALLTARIEYLNEHFQTHPKDHHSRRGLLMLVGKRRKLLDYLKKKSFPRYRALIESLGIRK, from the coding sequence ATGGCAATAGATAAAGAAAAGAAACAGTCAGTCATTGACAGTTACAAACAACATGAAGGAGATACAGGTTCTCCAGAAGTGCAGGTTGCATTACTTACTGCTCGTATTGAATATCTAAATGAGCATTTTCAAACTCATCCTAAAGACCACCATTCACGCCGTGGTTTACTTATGCTTGTTGGTAAAAGACGCAAACTTTTAGACTATCTTAAAAAGAAAAGTTTTCCTCGTTACCGTGCATTAATTGAGTCATTAGGCATAAGGAAGTAA